The following is a genomic window from Pseudopipra pipra isolate bDixPip1 chromosome 2, bDixPip1.hap1, whole genome shotgun sequence.
AGTTCAGGAAAAGTTCTAGTAGAAAGCTGAAGACTGAGCAGCTTACCAAatccattttttccctctgcaagATGACTAATgcttcttctgattttttttttttagaagtaaTGCAGGGTGCAGAGGACAGTGCAGCTTGAACAGTCTTAACCCAGCATTTGAAAAAGCTTCTGTTTTGCAGCAAAATATGACACCTGTAGTTTTGCTCATTGGTCATCTCATTCTACTGATACCTCTGTTCAGTGCTGGTAGGTTACATACTTTGTTGaaattactattttaaaaaagaaaatctgcaagAGATGTTGTGTATGTTTAGTAGGAAAGAGATATCAAGAGCAAGTAGTGGatctggggtttgtttttgctTCAGCGTATTAAAAATAGCTGAGTGCCTCTTCTGGGATTGAAATTGCATGAGGGATGGCATGGGCAAATAGACATAAAAGTTTTTAAATCTAGCCACATAAACTTAGGGTACTGAGGCTTTGATTAGTCTTTCCCTGTTTCTTGTGAAGAAAGTCCAAAATGATTGGCTTCCTTGACTTTGTTAGCTGTTGAATGCCTTAAGAAACATGCTGTATCTCTAGTCCTGAAAGCAGTAGGGCTGAGTTTCCTTTACAATTAATtagtaatatttttaagataGGCCTATTTTTTCAGTAAAGTTCAGAACTACATAAATTAATGATGCTTGTCTTGCTACTCTTGGCATAAGCAGTTTAATATTAATGTCTCTGAATTAGTTTAAATACATAGAGACCTACTTGGAAATCTTTAAATTAGGTGGTAGTAAGATAGTGATACTGAAAGGATTACCgaagactttttttattttgaaatggaaTCTGTTGACTTTGTATTTATACAGTCATtcagcagatttttaaaatcagttcaGCCAGATGTTTTGCAGTTTCAGAGGAATTCCGTGTTgcatacagaatcacagaatggtttgggttggaagggtccttaaagatcatccagttcaacccccctgccatgggcagagacacctttcactagaccagtttgctcaaagccccatccaacctggccttgaatacttccaagGATGAGGCAtctgcttctctgggcaaatgTATGCAGAAGTTAGAAAGTTTTACAATCTACTTTATAGCCCAGTGGCTAGCTCTGTGTTAAAATGGTATTCTCCAGTAAGTTTTTGCTTGCAGATTTGGGTTCTTGATAACTTTTTGCAGTATCTGTCCTACTTTCTCTGATATTTTTTGGCTGATGTTTAAAGAAATGCTTGCTAGGCTGCATTATTGTGCCATGTCAACTTGTTACACAGACATAATTATAAAAATTCTGTTTATGCTGATCTTTTATATGATGTTCAGAATAATGGGCCTTCTGGATAAAGGTGCAAATATAGTAAGGAAACAATACGTTATAGTCAAGACTTCTTAATCTAAATACTGTGcctttccagattttttttgtattgtaaCATGTTGGTTTACAGACTTTTTGGATGTGTTGAGGTCTTGATATCATTCCATACTGTCTTTGGCTTCAAGTTAAGAAACACCTGTTTTTTTAACCCCCGATTTGTTTTTGGCCCCACAGTCATAATGGCCAGAGTAGTGTCAGGAGCTCTACTCTGCTACTGTTTGCACTATGCTTTACATAGGTAGTATTCACATTAAGAATCTGGAAATTCTGCAAAAGTACTAACATGCTCAAATAACAAGGACACGACAGGTGAGTTGGGAAGCTTGGAGTTGCCTGGTGAATCCCATGGATCTAATACTCTGGTTTGTGCTGAGGGTATTGGACTTGCATGTGCTTGTTACCAAATACCTTAGCAGAGGGAAGTTGTGGCATAAGCTTGTAAAATGTGTGTCTATGTCTTCAACCAGAAGGTGctcaacaaacaaaaaataatagcCTTGTGATGTTTTAATGGTAAATTGTTACAGaaagtttattttctaattCTGTGTCACTTGGAATGGATATTGATACTTCTAAAACATATAAGTGTATAGATTAAAAGCATTgataatttttatcttttttttagtAGAGGAATGTGTTCTTTGTGATTACTTCGTGCTTGTTGGAGAGCCTACTGCTATTACTTGCCCCATTATTACACTGCCAGTGCTTCACTCTAATTACAATCTGACGTGGTATAAAAATGCTAGTGCTACACCAGTAACTACAGAGACAAATGCCAGGATCCACCAGCGAGAGGGCTTGCTTTGGTTTATTCCTGCAATGCTGGAAGATTCTGGACCTTATGAATGCCGTGTAAGGTAAGGAAGAAAGGATGGAAACAATTGGGTTGCTAATGCTTGCAAGGTTGATAATGTATTTGTGGAACTTGAGCATacaaaactttttttgttttaggtAGAATGCTTAACCAGTTAAAAAGCACTATTTTGACCATGCTTTATATTTCTGCATGATGCCTTTCTCTTCCACCTATTTGCCATTGCAAAAGTGGTTCATACAGAAGACTCTTTAAGCAATCTCACTAACAATGTGAGgattgcttgtttgttttggatgAAGCATAAGGTCACAGGAAAACATCTTCACTGCTTCATCTTTTCCTGTGTTCAAATTGCTGTTTGATACTGACAGATCGGaagaacattttgttttcttcatagCACATGGCTAAATGGAAGAAGGATCTAAGAGGAGGAAGCTGCATTTTATGCAGTATCACAACACAGATTTTCTGGAGAGCTTAGCAACTTTTTGTGAATCTTATTAGAAATTTACAaattgaaaggcagaaaagctttcttatgatttattttaaaatattaccaaTTGTTACTGGTCAAAAATGAGAATGCAAATCAAGAGCAAAGCAATGTGCTGGACAGCTTTAGAGACAGTGAAAATGATGTGTCAGTAATACTACTCAAACAATCTGAGTgcacagagaagaaataaaggGAATAGATTCTTTGAAAAGAATCTTTATCTAGCTTTTTTTGGTACTTTAAAGCTCTTGCTATATCTACAGCTCAGATTAGTGCACTGGGCTTAACTACTTCAGGTTGTCAGATCTTTTTTATAATGGTTGAAATTCACTGTGCTgaacaggaaattaattttgggAAGACAGACAGAAACTGTTCCTTTCCTCATGGTCTTGCCACAACACACTGAGAACAGCCAATACAGGCTTTGACCTGGCTCAGAATTTGTTTTAGTAATGTGTAGTTATGTGTAGTGGTGTGCATACAGTACACCAGTTATCCTGGAGGGGTTTGGGTTGTGAATGTAATAACAGTGATCAGCAGAAACTTCCAATGTCGTGGGTCTTTGCACGTTCCTTCTCCAGAGCTGACAAATGAAGCTGAAATTGGAAGCAGAAGACATGTAATCCTCTCAAAGCTACCCAgttatataattttaatttagtcTTTCCTGCTAGGCTTCTAGTTGCTTGAGCTATGAGATATGTTCCTGTGGGCACCTCACATCCCTGGCTTGCATAATGTCAGCAGGACACAAAACTTGCTAATGTTCAGTTGTGTTAACTGTAGGCAGCATTTTGTGCATCAGTCTGAGAAGTCCTCACATCCCCTCTGGTGCTTCCAGAGCAGACCCCACTTCTGCTCACAACACAAAATCAGAGCTTATTCCCATCTCTTGATCTGGAATGGGGGTGAGGGGCTGAGGATGGTATTTATGAGCTAGGAGGATACAGCAGGGGTGTTAGAGGCAAGGCCGCTGAAGATGCTGAAGTCCCTGTCTGTAAACTGCTTGATTTGCTGGAAAGCAGAAACCTTTCTGTTACTGACCTGACTTGTCTGCTGTTCTGATTACAGGAGCCTTAACCACTCTAACAAAAAAACTATAAATTTAACAGTTTTTAAGAATGATAATGGCTTttgttttaatggaaaaatgaagtttGAACAAAAAGTGATGAGCACAAATACTGGAAAGATTATATGTCCTGATCTAGAACAGTTTAAAGATGAAGACAATAATCAACCTGAAGTACATTGGTATAAGGTATTTTGCATGTGTATTTCATATATACAAGATACAACatgtattatttaaaatgtcttgTGGAGTAcctgggaaaagctgcttttggaAGGGAAGGTTTATTTTCTCTACAGTTTGAGCAAGGCATGAGCGTGAATAAGTTTTGTGAAAATCTGGTTCATTTGATTATTTTATGTAGATAATAAGTTTTAAAACTTGTATGTTTCTGTAAATATAAGGCTTTGgataattatttctgtttctcagaaTATTAGGCATGTCCTATCTGTTGACCATGCTGTGGTATTCTTATGCTGCTTGCTTTGGTTCTATGAAAATACTCTGTAGACTGTGCAAGCTTAGAAACACGTATTCTGTCTGTGTTAAGGTAAAATTATGAAGTAGTTCAACTCTTAATTCTGATGCTGGTATTAAAGCAGCTACATGGGCCATATATGTAAAATAACCTTGGTGCTGCACCTATACATCTTTTGAGATGAAGGGTTTCTCCACTGCTTGTAGGtcaaggaagagaaggaagtttTTCGCTGTATTCACATTGCCACAGAAACCCAGACAACACAAGGCACTGCATCACAGTGAAGCAGGGATGCAGGCATGTATTCTCATAAACTCTGCTACATGCATAACTTCTATTACACCTGAGATGGATAACTGCCATGCTATTAATGGAGGCAGTGAACTAAAGCACAGCatttgaaaactgaaaggaCTGGCTGcagggattttttaaaaagtgtagtGGTGCTTGAATAAGAACCCACATAATGGCTTTCAAAAAAGTCAGTATTTGGCAAGTATTTTAATAATCAGTAGAGTTCAGTAACTTATTCAATTGTCAGGTTTTTAGTTCCCTTAAGTCACAAGTACTTTTGATGTATTTAGGAGTGTAAGTCTGGATTTCTTGAAGACAAGCGACTTCTTTTGGCAGAGGGTGAAAATGCTGTCTTGATTCGTAATGTAACCGTGCAAGATAGAGGAAACTACACGTGCCGTATGGTGTACACCTACATGGGAAAACAGTATAATGTTTCAAGAACCATAAGTCTGGAAGTTAAAGGTGAGTGCATGAGGTTATTCTCTTTTTGGCTcttctgtaaatatttgtatGCAGGCATAAGATACCTGGTATATTACCTTTCAGCTCTGTGAAATTAGAGTTGTAAATCttctttaattaatttattcctgaatataaaattaaaatacaatgaaGGACGTTGCTATCCTTAAGGATTGCTTTTGGGGAAGAATTGTGATGGGGAAATGAGTATTGTGGGCTTAGGAATGAGAATTAGAGGAAAGGAGTGGTTACGGGGGTGTGAGGGCATTGTTTTTGCTGAAACAAATAATGGACCActaaattaaatacattttaaaatagagtatttttttctgagactaTCACAGCAAACCACCTTCTTGCAGCCCTGCTGGTGAACTTGCTTACAGAGTTCACTAGAATCTCAGTTGATGGGAAAGGAGATGTGACAAGCTGCATAAATACTATAAAGTTAAATCTTGCTATAGAAAGGATTGGCTTACTGTTGCCACTTAGTTGTGCTTTCCTGCACACAGGATGTGGAACTGGCTGTCTCACTCTCCCAGTAGTGTCATTTATTGCTGTGTTCATTGTAATTGTGTCTTTGTGAGCAGTATTGCTGGTGACCTGACTAGTAACATGGTAGCAGTCCTATCAGAATAGTTGGCTGGAAAGAGCATGTACGTCTTTTTAGATTAAATCAAAATTCTGACTCAGGCAGATGATATAAGAGCAGTGGGTTGTTAGCAGCCACTCTAAACATGATGCAGAACAATACAATTCCAGCCCAGTTTAAGCATGTGTTTATTTAAACTTTTacttaaataaatattcacCTTATCTAGGAGGTCATTATACAatccctctttctctcccttatccATCTCTCTGAAAAAGTTAATtgcattttttggttttatcttTTTCTGGTTGTTTTACTGGGAGTTGATATAAAAGTAAAtttgagaatttattttttaagtatttttaaggTAAGCTAAAGCCTTTTGTTAACTTGGGAGCTAAAAGAGAATAATTTGGAGAGAGCACAGCAAATGTCTTATGAGATATTTCTGTTGCAAATTTGAAATTGGTAGTAAGTATGACACTACAATAGTACCaaacaataaaaccaaaaccactgtAAAACTGTCAGTTGAAGTAAGTTATGGAACTCTTCCTGCCTGaagtttttgatttttctttgttttgattaGAAAAACCACCACAGATAAAACCAGAGTTTATTTATCCGAAGAACAATACAATTGAAGTAGAACTTGGTAAGTACTGACTATTTAAGAGGTTATTAAGTAAAACAAAGCTCCTGGTCTTTGTGAAATAACCTGTGAACAGTTCCATGGACTTCAGCAAGACTGGGAGATTAACATGTGGATTGAGGATATCTGGAAGACAGATGAGAGATGATAGAACATGATTCCCACAAGTAGTTTGTAGGGGGAAATAACTATGTGCCTAAGATTGGAGTATCTTGGCCAGCAGTGTTGTGCGGGATGaatttatttatctgtttatttatttatttatttatttatttattgttattgtCATCTGTCCTTTCTACCACTTCTCAGTGTCCCTATCTTGATGTATATTCAGTATCTGTGAAAATATTGCCCCCCTGTTACATGGGGACTAGGTGAGACACTTTACAGGAATTTAAGGAaattggttggtttgtttgttttaaaaaggcaTAGCCGTTCAAAAGTAATATTCTCTGTCCAGTACCTTTAATGGgttactggaagaaaaaaaataaatctttgctCCTATTAGATGTGTGGCTGTAGTGCAGAATATTTAAACACCTGCATGAACGTGGAAACAGCTGTATGATTTTTGAATGAGAAATGGCAGGAGAAGGTTGTGCAGAAACTTAACAGTAAATTTATGAATGCATGGAAATGGAGAGCATGGAACGTGcatttgagggttttttttccttttgaagaacTGTGCAACACACTAAACCACATCTTTAGAAAAATTCATTATCATGGTGGAAGGACAGGAGGGAAGAGATTGGGGAGCATCTCTGATTTCTGTGCAAACTCTTGTTCAAGTAACTGCTTTGCGCGTAAGGTAAAGGTTTATTCCATACTTTTGTTAGAGATTATTCCTTGGTAGAAGCATCTAGATCTGATGTGGTTCTAGGAAGTGAAACACTAAGATCTTTACATAGGTGAACTGAGACAGCCCACCTTCTCCTATCAAATCATAACTTCCATGGgtaaaatacagaaggaaaggaaTCCAAGAAGGCTGCTTACCTTCCTGTACGTGGAGCTCTCTGAGGTACATTGGAAACAAATATGTTTTGCAACTTGATTTGTGTAATACTGAGGCGTTCTGTAAGATCTGGACTCTTGGTGGCAAAGGACCTGAGTGACAGGTGAGCTTGCTCTGAGAGTAGAATGTGACAATATTCAGAAACCATCCCAGTGAACAGTGTTGGCCAAAAGACTCTGATGTGGAGTAAAGATACGCATGGTCCCTAAGAATGGGGTTCAGCTCCAGGGTGTAGTTGTCTGCACGTGGGTATCTGCATATGATCTAGCGTGCTTACCCCGTGCCGTTATCAACGGGGGCTCAACTCAGTTGCCTGCGCATGGAGTGCTGTTTTGAGCAGTCTGGCTACTCTAGCAGTGCAGCTTTCTTTAAGATCTGGAGTCCTGTCTGACAACTCCGTATAGATACCTCGAATGTTGCCACAGTGTGTACATGCAACTGATTTGAGCCCTGGAGATCTTTCAGTGGAGTCGGGAGAGCCATTCAGTTAAGGTATCTACTTCAGTGCGTGGACTTCAGCAGAGCTGAACTGTGTTACTAGCTTAGACATCTAGCTTACATGTAGATGTGAACATTTAGACACCTGCATTTAGGGTGGAATTTATATCCAGATCGTAGGCACCCAAACTTGGATTACAAATGGATGAGTTTTAGGACTCTGGTTTTCTcaaggtatttatttttttatatcccTCGTGTTCCTGACTGTTCCTTCATCACTTGATCCTGCTTCTGTTACAAGACCTTCAGTTCCtatgtttaaatgtttttttgtAGGCTCTCATGTAGTTATGGAATGTAATATATCAAGTGGCATAAATGGCTTAATTCCATTCTGGCAAGTTAATGATGAGGATGTTGATATCTTTGATAAAACCTACAGGGAACAGTTTTATGAGTAAGTATCCTTATACATTGAATTGTAAGTGCATTTGCAAAGCTGACCTCCAGTCAAATGTCAGTAGTCATTGAAAGACTGATTAGAAGTCTGCATCAAACACAGTATATtctttttgcttggtttttaaaaaaatgacattgACATTTAATTATAAATACTGATGTATTTGATACAAATGTAATTAAGCTATCATATGTAGATTTTTATAATCCTGTTGTGAAATATAATTTtgtaatataattaatataatactTGCTTATGCATTTGTTCTTAGGTGATTTTTTTTGATAATAGATTAAAACCCTTTATCCTTAATATGGAAAGGATAGATtgttccaaaacaaaaaaaatcaccaaaccTAGTTTTATTTGTGAAGTTGGTTCTTTTCTGAGTACAGACACAGTTGCTCATCCTCAAGAACACAAAGCAGAAGCTCTTGTTGCAAGACATTTAGGTTTGGATTTTTTAtgttcaggaaaataaaattaagctgGTAAAAGCAGCAATTCTTTAGGGAGAGCAGGACTTTTCACTCAGTAACTGGTCTATGCTGTAACAAAATGTGGATgtactcttttctttctcattgtGTCAATCACTGCTGTTAAACATAACCCTTAAAATCTAGTgcgaagaagaaaaaaaatctcagctgaTTAGTTCACATTCATGGAGAAGCATTGTCTTCTCCACCAAGTGCTGTCACCAGTGCAGATTATGGCTAGAGAGTTAGGCAGCagactgcttttaaaattacctACTTCATTCATCTGTATCTGGCCTCTACTTTGTCCTCAGGTTCTTTAAGGGGGAATTACTACTTTCGTTATAGATCTGTATACTTCTTGTTTGTCTATAGATGCCAAGGCCCCAGCTTATGGTCTCTAAGGCACAACTAAGTCCATTATTCTTCAGGACATGAAATTTCTTATCTTCACCAGTGTAGCTGTGTGTAACTGTTTATAGTGGTAGTatcttctgctgcttctgaaaCCTTATTCTGCTCTTAAACACATCTTCCTGGAAAGCACTTAATATATTTAAGTTAAAGCACTTCTCTCTTAAGATTTGTGGCTTGCTTGGAAGTGATCTCCATTTCTAATCACTACCCCGCCAGATAATTTTCCCATGGCAGAGATGGAGATGTGCAAAATACATCCTGGGCAAGTTCAAAGCAAGTTATCCAATAtcagaaaaattaattgcaatattaatgttttatttcataaaattgTAGCACTTCCTCAGCAGTTAAATTTGTGAAGCATTCTCTGTAGCAACCTACACTGTAGCCATGGCCAACAAAATAGACTTGAGGGTTACACCTAGGAGATAGCTCCTGTGCTGGGATGAAAGTTAAAACTGACTCGAACAAATCCAAACGTGTTGCAAAATGATGACATTTGTATTGGCATCCCATGACAGAATTTGCTGACAATTATTTATGTAATAGAAACTGTTTCTTCACAGTGTCGTGCAAAATGAGTTCTCTGCCTTGAGTACATCAGGTAATAATATTACTTTGATATGTAGAGTAGAATGCCAGTTTGTATGTACCTTCCCCTTGCAGCCTCTCTCACCTTATTCTTGTTAATCTATCTTAGAGCAGGATGGTTTTAACAGGATATCATACTGAATCTCCAAGCTTTTTGTGGCAATGGCCGTCAGACATAAAGGTATTATTGCCATGTTTGTTGTCATTTCACACAAGGGTGAATTTTGTTCATCACTATTTTCCTGGGTGGTTGTCACCATTGACTGTGAGCAATGTGGGCTTTGGGAGTCTGTTAAAGTGCTTAGAAAGGTCTCTGCTTCATCATCTGTGTAAAAAATCCTAGAAGGTGATTTATCTCTTGTCACTTTTATTACTAGGTATTACTGGTTTATATAGTCTttcattcacagaatcattcaggttggaagggacctgttGAGATTGTCTAGTCCAACTCCCTTGCCTGGGCAGGACCAGACAGAACAGGGTGCTCAGGGACGTGTCCAGTGtattttgaatatctccacAGGTGGAGAGTTCACaactctgggaaacctgttcccgTGCTTGACTATCCTGATAGTAAAAAAGTGTTCAGATGGAATTTGATATGGAAAAGTGTTTCAATTTGTGctcattgcctcttgtcctgtcagtggGGACTACTGAAAGGAGCCTGGCTCCCTCTTATCCACTCCTCCCTCCCACTGAGTATTTACGCACATCGATGAGATCCACCCCCTGCCCatgagccttctcttttctaggCTGAGCAGTCCCTGCTCTCTCATATGACAGATACTCTAATTTCTTAACATTTTCACTTGCCTGCACAGGACTTGCTCCAGCAAATCCATACatcttgtactggggagcccagaactggccTCACTGCTCCACGTGTGACCTCTCCAATGAGGAACAGAGGGGAAGGATCGTTTCCCTTAACCTGCTGGCAGTGTTTTTCTTAGTGCAGTCCAGGATGCCTGAGGTCTGGTTATCCCTCCTCAGATGCAGGATTTGCATTTTActttgaacttcatgaggtgTTCTGTCAGCCCATTTCTTCAGCCTCAAGGTTCCTCAAGATGGCAGCTCTTGTATCAGCATCCCTTTGAGTTTTGTATCACCTGCAAAACTGCTAGTGGTGCACTCTGTCCaacttagcaaaaaaaaaaccaaaacaaaaccccaaaaaccccaaaccaaccaagaACCCAAGATCTTCTCTATTCATGAAGCTGTTTGTTAAAGAAGTCTGCTTACTGTGCTTCACTGTCTTCTGAGGtttataaagttaaaaaaaagaatgttcttGTATTAGTGGATAGATGAATCTGTCCCATATTAAGTACAGATAGTCGGTTTCCATAcagatgtttcttttttacCCCTTTTTAATGACAGAGAGGGATTGCCTCATGGACTTGCAGTATCTGGAACAAAATTTAACAtttcaaaagtgaaaacaaaggaTTATGCTCACAAATTTTTCTGTCACTTCATATATGGATCTCAGCAATTTACAGCCTACATCAAATTGGAACGCCCAGGTAAGAGATCTCTTCTTAATAAAATGGTGACCAGTATACTTACTTCTCAGTTGGTTTGACGACACCCTACTTAGAGCTAAAGCTGTGTGATAAAGGGGGCAGTGCAGCTCAGTACCTTTTGTGAATTTTTTGCCATATtcttagca
Proteins encoded in this region:
- the IL1R1 gene encoding interleukin-1 receptor type 1; translated protein: MTPVVLLIGHLILLIPLFSAVEECVLCDYFVLVGEPTAITCPIITLPVLHSNYNLTWYKNASATPVTTETNARIHQREGLLWFIPAMLEDSGPYECRVRSLNHSNKKTINLTVFKNDNGFCFNGKMKFEQKVMSTNTGKIICPDLEQFKDEDNNQPEVHWYKECKSGFLEDKRLLLAEGENAVLIRNVTVQDRGNYTCRMVYTYMGKQYNVSRTISLEVKEKPPQIKPEFIYPKNNTIEVELGSHVVMECNISSGINGLIPFWQVNDEDVDIFDKTYREQFYEEGLPHGLAVSGTKFNISKVKTKDYAHKFFCHFIYGSQQFTAYIKLERPARNIQGYLIGGGVSLVFLVCFTLFIYKIFKIDIVLWYRDSCHPFLGKKVSDEKIYDAYVLYPKNRESCLYSSDIFALKILPEVLERQCGYNLFIFGRDDLPGEAVISVADEKIRQSRRVIIVLVPEPSCYSILEDVSEKQLAMYNALIQDGIKVILIELEKIQDYAIMPESIKYIKQKHGAIRWKGDFSERSHSAGTRFWKKVRYHMPSRKSESLSGLHLLPKDLNSP